The DNA segment GTCTCTTGTCTCTTGTCTCTTGTCTCTTGTCTCTTGTCTCTTGTCTCTTGTCTCTTGTCTCTTGTCTCTTGTCTCTTGTCTCTTGTCTCTTGTCTCTTGTCTCTTGTCTCTTGTCTTCGGTTGTCCGTCCTCTGTCTTAATTAACGCTTATACCCGATCTTGCGCAGGAACTCTTTCCGCTGGGCCTTGTCCAAGGCGGTCTCGACGCCTTTTGGCGACGAGCCGTCGATCACGCCCAGAACTCCCCTGCCCTGCGGGGTCGATGCGACGACCACCTCGAGCGCGTTCGCCGTGGCGCAGAAGATCCGGCAGACCTCGGGACAGTTCTTGACGGGGGTGAGGACATTGATCGGGAAGGCATTCTTGAGGAAAACGCAGAACACATGGCCCGCGCCGATGGACTCAAGGGTCCTGACGCATGCGGTGATGAGCTCCTCGTCGTTCCCCTCGGTGCGGATGAGGCAGGGGCCTGAAGCCTCGGTGAAAGCGACTCCGAATTTCGCCTGCGGAACCGTGGTCGCGATGATCTCGTACAGGTCCTCAATGGTCTTGATGAAATGGGTCTGGCCAAGGATGATGTTGCAGCCTTCGGGGATTGGAACGGGAACGGTCAAGAGCTCCATGGCTTCCTCCAGTCTGATCGTCGTTGTGTTTCCAGTATATCAAATGGGGACAGAGAACAGCCCCAACTGAAAATTGAGAGTTAAAGATGAAGAATTAAGGATACTGTTTGACCACCTTATTTTCATTCTTCACTCTTCGCTCCCCGAACCCCTGGGGCATGACGGCCCTCTCGAGATAGGCGAGGACTCTTTCGGTCCGGATCCGCCGCGCCTCATTGTTGATGTGGTTGACAGTGTTGGTGAAGTATTCATAGGGGTAGAGAAAATCCTGCGGTGTGCCCAGGATCCGGCAGTCCAGCTCTTTCCGCAGGCGGGCCTCGTAGAGCTTCATGGCCTCCTCCTGCCTGCGGTACTCTTCCTCCGGGTAGGCGGGAAAAAAGAACAGGGCCTGCACGCCCATCCCGCGCACCTCCCGGCAGAACGCGTTCACGGAGGCAAAGGACTGGTCGCGGTAGGCCGCGTCCGCGAACAGATCCACGCCTGTCTGCTCGATCACGCCGGGAACGGCCGCCCGCATGGTCCGCAGGGAGTCGCCGTACAGATTGAAGTATTTCCCGTAGTAGGCGTAGCCTTCGCCAACCAAAGGAGCGAGACGGCGCGTCCGGACCGCTTCCCGTACCGCCTTGGGAAGCGCTTGCAGCTTGGACCGGAGCAACCCGGTCATATCGGTCAAGAACGCGAGTGTCCGGTTCTGGCCTTCCCGGTAGAGCCGGAGGTTCCGGGCAGGCGCCAGTGCGAAGACCCATTTGCGCGCCTGAAAATCCAGGGCATCGAACACCACGCTGTACTCCGGAACGATCACGACCGTGTCTCCCGAGCGGAGAAAAGGCCTGATCTCTCGCAGGAGGGGCGTGATCGCGAAACCCGCGTACAGCCCCATGTTCACCACAGGGCGGCGCAGGCGCTGCTCCACGAGCCCGCTGTCCAGGCCGTCGAACAGGCCGCTGCCGCCGACGAAGACGATACGGTCCCGGCGGCCGTCCTTCAGCAGGTCCCTCTTGTTCACGATCGCCGAGAGATTATCGCTGTAGGGGATGGGGAGCAGGAAGACCGTCGAGACCGTAGCCAGGACGAGCAGGGTGAGGGCGCCTGCTTTTATCAGAAATCTCTTCATAGGCTTTGGCTCATCGGCTTGAAGCGGTCCGCCGCATCCAGGGCTGCGCCTGCAGAAGGGCGATCAGCCGTTCCGTCCGCATCCTCCTTCCCTCGATGCCCAGGTGGTGGATCGTGTCGGTGAACAGGCCGTAGGGATAGAGAAAATCCTCGGGGTTGCCGATGATCGGACAGAGCAGCTCGTTTCGCAGCCGCTGTTCATACTGCAGGAGCCCGGCCCGGAACTTGCGGTATTCCTCCTCGGGATATGCCGGGAACATGAGCGCGGTCCGCACGCCCTGACCCCCCTCGTCGCGGCAAAAATCGTTGAGCGCCGTCAGGGACTGGTCGCGGTACTCTTGTATCGAGAAGTAATCCTCCCCGCGCTGCCGGATCAGCTCGGGTGACGTCGCTGCCGGAAAGATCCGGAAGGAGTCGCCGTTCCCGTTGAAAAAGGTCCGGTACTGGACATACCCGCCCCTTGTGAAGATGCTGAGCCCCCGGTTCTTGATTGCTTCGCGGATGGCGAAGGGGAGCGCCTCGAATTTCGACCGGACGAGCCCGATGAAATCCAGGACAAACGCCTTCAGGCCCGCCGGAAAATTTCCATACAGCGGCATCAGGTTGCGCGCCGGCGCGAGCGCGAAGATCCATTTTCGCGAAACATCGAGATACCTGTCGTAGGTGAGGCCGTATTCGGGTATGACGATCACCACATCGCCGGCGTGCAGGTAAGGTTTGATCTCGCGCAGGACCGGCGTGATGCCGAAGCCGGCCCACAATCCGATGTTCCGTACGGGCCGGCCAAGCCGTTGTTCGACCAGCGGGCTGTCCAGCGCCGAGTACAGCCCGCTTCCGCCCACGAAGACGATGCGGCCGCCCGGCCCGTCCTTCAGCAGGTCCCGCTTGTTCAGGATGGCCGATAGATCGTGATTATAAGGGAGCGGGAGTAGAAATACAACGAGCATCAGTCCGACGACAAGGGATGCCAGCACAACCGTTTTATTGAGCAGTCGTTTCATGTCGCTTCAGAATTGAAAGTAAATGAAACGTTGCTGGCCATAGCTCCCGAAAAGGACCGTCATCATCACCAGCGCGTAGTACAGGGACCAGCGGACCAGGAGCGGCCGTTCGCTGAAGAGGTTGCCTATCCCGCGGTCCCGGTGGACGTAATGGACATATTCCATGAACAGGATAAAGAACAGGATGAACCCGTCGAAGGCGAACCTGCCCCTGCGGGACAGGCCCGCAAGGTCGTCGAAGAGGTGGGACACTACATAGAGGGCGTCGGACATGCTGTTGGCCCGGAAGAATATCCAGGCGAAGCTGACCAGCAGGAACGTGACCGCGACCTGGACCGCATGATGCAGCCGCGGATGGTCCTTCAGGCCGAGACTTTCGGCCAGGGCGCCCCGGAGCGAAGCGGTCACCGATGACAGGATCAGAAACAGCCCGTTCAGACCGCCCCAGACCACGAAGGTCCAGTTCGCACCGTGCCACAGCCCGCTCAGGAGAAACGTGAAGAACAGGTTGCCGTACCACCTGCCCTTCGCCACCCGGTTCCCGCCCAGTGGGATGTACACATAGTCCCGGAACCACGACGTGAGCGACTTGTGCCACCGCCGCCAGAAGTCCGGGACTGAGCGCGCGCTGTAGGGCCGGTCGAAGTTCTCCATCAGGCGGAAGCCCATGACCTGGGCAGAGCCGAGCGCGATATCGGAATAGCCCGAGAAGTCGCAGTAGATCTGCCAGGCAAAACACGCCGTCGCGAAGAAGAGCGGGTAGCCCGTGTAGTCGTGCAGGTTGTTATAAACCTGGTCCACGACCGGAGCCAGCGCGTCGGCGATCACCACCTTCTTGAACAGGCCGAAGGCCATGCGCTTAAGCCCGCCCGTCACCCGGCCATAGTCGAAGGTATGGTGCTCCCGGATCTGGTGCAGCAGGTTCTGAGGGCGCTCGATCGGGCCCGCCACAAGCTGGGGGTAGAACATGACGTAGAGCGCGTAGATACCAAAGTGCCGCTCCGCCTTCTGATTGCCCCGGTATACTTCGATCACGTAGCTCATGCTCTGGAACGTGTGGAACGAGAGACCGATCGGCAGGATGATCTTGAGGCTGTTGATCCCGTAGTTCCAATGGAGGAATCGGGCCAGCTGTGCCGCATTGTCATTCAGGAAATTGAAGTACTTGAAGAAGGCAAGTATGGCCACGGTCACGAAGAGGCTCACGACGAGGTACGTCCGCCTGAGCTTCCCCGCCGGGGTCCGCTCGATCAGGATGCCGGCCGCATAATCCACGACGATCGTGACAACGAGGATCAGGATGTACTTCGGGATGAAGGCCATGTAGAACACGCAGCTCGCAGCGAGCAGCAGGAACCACCGCCACCGGTGGGGAAGGAGGAAATAAAGCGCCGTGACAACGGGGAAGAACAGGAAGAACTGAAATGAATTGAAAAGCATGACATCTACCGCCGTACGAATGAACGCTTGATATGGCCGGTGCGCAGCACCAGACGGACAAATGACTTATATAATGATTCGCGGGATATTGTCAATAACGAAATCGCCGGCGAACGGACAGGGACAGTGAACAAGGGAGCGGCCGGCAGGCTAGCGGGACTACAGGGGATTCTTGAAAAGGACCTCGGACTCGGTGCCTTTCTGGAGCAGGTCGAGCATGCGCGCGATAGATTCCTCATGCAGTTCGTGGATCAGGTTCCGGTCCACCCCCGTCCTCCGCTTCTTGTTCAGGAACGAGAGGAACACGATGCTTTTGTAGATCCTCTTGTTGGTCTTGAAGGAGAACACATAGCGGTCGAGGGAGTTCTCGAGCAGCAGGTCGCTCCGTTTGCGGACGGCCCTGCTGATGGAGATGGTCTGGAGCCAGTAGGTCTTGTCGATCAGGCTGTCGGCCTTGAGCTCGACCCAGGTGTGGCCCATATTCCCGCGATCGTCTGTCAGCGTCTCATGGGCGACGGTGTCCGACGCCAGGTGGCACAGGTAGCCGTATGCAAACGCCCGTTCGGGCCAGGATTTGGCCTGGTCGAAAAGCTTCAATCCCACATCCCAGGAATGTGAGCTCTTGTCTTCGGGAAGGTATTTCTTGCCGATAATGATGTCGGCCATGACATTGCCGTAAAGGAAATCCTGCTTGTGCTTCTTGAGCAGGGCAAGGATGCCGGCCGGGATGAGCGGCGCGCAGGAGAGTATCTCGTTGCCGAGATATATATGGGTCAGGGGGCCCCAGGCAAAGACCGTGGACGGTATAAAAAGGAAGCCTAAAAACAGGATTGCAACAAACATGATGAAAGTGCCAGCCTCTAAAGGATCCGGAAGATAATGTCGATGAATACGGTGTAAACAGCGTAGATGATAACTCTTTCGAACATGTCCGTCAATAAAAAAACGAGAAGCCTGCAGACCTGCTCCGGATATCCTTCAAAAACAACGGATTTCCCCTTTCACGGAACAGCGTTACTGTGAATTTTAAAATCTCTGGTTGTATCGAATCGGGCCTTATGGTATAATCCGCAGTATTTTACCGTCGCAACAGGCGACCAGAGGCAGGAAGTCGGCAATCGCTTCCGGTCCGATCGTGATGAGGGGGGAAGTTGAAGTTGCAAACAGTATTAAAGCCACTGGTCATCAAAGGAAAGACTATACGAGTCCCGATCGTTCAGGGCGGCATGGGCGTGGGCGTTTCGCTATATCCGCTCGCCAAAGCAGTTGCCCGGGAAGGCGGACTCGGCATCATCTCGAGCGCCTGCCTCGACCGTCTCCTCTCAAAAAGGAACAATAAAAAGCTGAACACCTATGAGGCGGTATACGAAGAAGTCTCGCTCTCAAAGATCGAGAACGGCTTCGCCGGGATCAATATCATGGCCGCGCTCCAGCGGGACTACAACGATTCGGTCAAGGGAGCGCTGGATGCCGGCGCCGACGCGATCATCTCCGGGGCCGGGCTGCCGCTCAACCTGCCGGCCATCCAGCCGCCGAAGGACACAGCCCTCATCCCCATCGTCTCGTCGGCGAGGGCCCTCGATATCATCTGCAAGAAATGGGAAAAGCTCGGCTACCGGCCAGATGCGGTGGTGCTCGAAGGCCCCTTGGCCGGCGGCCATCTGGGGTTCAGGATCGACCAGGTGGACCTCGAGTCCAACAGGCTCGAGAACCTGCTGCCGCCTGTGAAGGATCTGGCAATGAAGAACGGCAACATTCCCGTCATCGTTGCGGGCGGGATCTACACCCATGAGGACATCGTCCGGTTCATGGCCATGGGAGCCGACGGGGTCCAGATGGGCACCCGCTTTCTGGCGACCGAGGAGAGCAGCGCAACCGAGGCCTACAAGCAGGCCGTTGTGCTGGCGCAGGAAGAGGACATCGTGGTCGCCCACCGCCCGGGCTCGCCCTGCGGCCTGCCCTTCCGGGTCATCAAACAGTCCCCCATGTATGTTTCGTCGCTCAAGCGGCTCCGTCCGCCCAAGTGCGACAAGGGCTATGTTCTGATGAAGGACGCTGAAGGCAAGTATACGATCTGCCCGGCAAAACAGGACAATGAAAACTACTTCTGCATCTGCAACGGCCTGCTCAGCTCGGGCGGCTACAACCCGGACAAGGAAGAATCGCTCTTTACCGTCGGTTCGAACGCCTGCCGGGTGAATAAGATCATATCGGTCAAGGCTCTGATGAGCGAGCTGACCGGCAGGGGTGCCAGCTGAAGCAGGAGATCGCCAATATCCTTCGCAAAACCGGGAAATAGGCCGTCCGTCATCCGCGAAGTTCCTTCCGGGGCCGCCCTATGCCCGCTGTTCGACCACATTATCCGCCATCTTTCCGATACGAGTGAGGACGACTGCCGATGAGCCAGCTCGACAAGTTGATCGAACGCCTGCAGCCCCGGCAGCAGCTGCTGCTCGAAACCGGCAAGGAGCCTACGCTCAGATCGGAAACGGGCAGCCGGGTCATGGTGAACCAGCAGCTCCAGACCCCGCAGATCATCGCGCTCCTCACCGAGATCACCCCCCCTTCCCTCAAGGAACAGGTTTCCCGCAAGCGACAGGCCAATTTTGAATACACTCTGGCTGGAAAGACCTACACGGTCACATTCCTGGCCCAGGGCGAGCTCGTGCGGAGCGTCATCTCCCCTGCCGAAAAAACCAGCGAGGCCGTCGAAGAAAAGGCGGACGACATCTTCCAGGATGAGGCGCCCGCGCCGGCAGCGCC comes from the Nitrospirota bacterium genome and includes:
- a CDS encoding adenosine-specific kinase, whose product is MELLTVPVPIPEGCNIILGQTHFIKTIEDLYEIIATTVPQAKFGVAFTEASGPCLIRTEGNDEELITACVRTLESIGAGHVFCVFLKNAFPINVLTPVKNCPEVCRIFCATANALEVVVASTPQGRGVLGVIDGSSPKGVETALDKAQRKEFLRKIGYKR
- a CDS encoding MBOAT family O-acyltransferase, with the protein product MLFNSFQFFLFFPVVTALYFLLPHRWRWFLLLAASCVFYMAFIPKYILILVVTIVVDYAAGILIERTPAGKLRRTYLVVSLFVTVAILAFFKYFNFLNDNAAQLARFLHWNYGINSLKIILPIGLSFHTFQSMSYVIEVYRGNQKAERHFGIYALYVMFYPQLVAGPIERPQNLLHQIREHHTFDYGRVTGGLKRMAFGLFKKVVIADALAPVVDQVYNNLHDYTGYPLFFATACFAWQIYCDFSGYSDIALGSAQVMGFRLMENFDRPYSARSVPDFWRRWHKSLTSWFRDYVYIPLGGNRVAKGRWYGNLFFTFLLSGLWHGANWTFVVWGGLNGLFLILSSVTASLRGALAESLGLKDHPRLHHAVQVAVTFLLVSFAWIFFRANSMSDALYVVSHLFDDLAGLSRRGRFAFDGFILFFILFMEYVHYVHRDRGIGNLFSERPLLVRWSLYYALVMMTVLFGSYGQQRFIYFQF
- a CDS encoding zinc dependent phospholipase C family protein, whose amino-acid sequence is MFVAILFLGFLFIPSTVFAWGPLTHIYLGNEILSCAPLIPAGILALLKKHKQDFLYGNVMADIIIGKKYLPEDKSSHSWDVGLKLFDQAKSWPERAFAYGYLCHLASDTVAHETLTDDRGNMGHTWVELKADSLIDKTYWLQTISISRAVRKRSDLLLENSLDRYVFSFKTNKRIYKSIVFLSFLNKKRRTGVDRNLIHELHEESIARMLDLLQKGTESEVLFKNPL
- a CDS encoding nitronate monooxygenase family protein encodes the protein MQTVLKPLVIKGKTIRVPIVQGGMGVGVSLYPLAKAVAREGGLGIISSACLDRLLSKRNNKKLNTYEAVYEEVSLSKIENGFAGINIMAALQRDYNDSVKGALDAGADAIISGAGLPLNLPAIQPPKDTALIPIVSSARALDIICKKWEKLGYRPDAVVLEGPLAGGHLGFRIDQVDLESNRLENLLPPVKDLAMKNGNIPVIVAGGIYTHEDIVRFMAMGADGVQMGTRFLATEESSATEAYKQAVVLAQEEDIVVAHRPGSPCGLPFRVIKQSPMYVSSLKRLRPPKCDKGYVLMKDAEGKYTICPAKQDNENYFCICNGLLSSGGYNPDKEESLFTVGSNACRVNKIISVKALMSELTGRGAS